The genomic segment ACGACGACGGACAGTTTGCGGATCGTACGTGACCGTGCGGTGGCACTGGAACGCCAGTTGGACAGCATAGGGGCAGTGGGGAACGGGCTGGGGGAGAAGTACCGCAACCTCGACCTGCCTGCGGCAGTACAGGAGGATCTAAGGCAGGTGGTTCACCTGCGCAACAGGGTCATGCACGACGGTATCGACCTTAACCCCGCTGATCTGGCACGGTTTGAACAGGCCGCAGATCGGGCCATGACCGCGTTGTCAGGTCGTCCTGGGGGCAGGGGAGCAACGTCGGCAGACCAATCCAGCGGCTGTGGTGCCACTCTGGTGGCGCTCGTCGTCATTGTTGGTGCGGCGTGGTTCCTGACTGCGGTGATTCATCATCCGCTCGTGGATGCCTTGATCTGGTTCCTGGCGTTGCTGATGGTCTGGGGAGCGGTGACCAGCAAGAAGAAGAAATAGGGAGACCTCGCTTCACGGTTGGCAGGTCAGGTTCCGCCGACACGCTGAACTGAGTTCAGGCAGATTTGAGTCGTCCTCATCTTATGAGGAAAGGTAGAGTGAACCATGAAAAAATCACTGTTCTTAGCATCTATTGTACTCTTGCTCACAGGCTGCGCAGAAAATAATGCGCCTACGGCGAAGCCAGAGATTAGTCTCAGTGCTGAAAGAGTCACGGTAGTCAGCGGTGCGTCGGAAGTGACCACAGAGATCAACCTGACTCGTCGGAACGGACACACTGAGGCGGTTACGCTCAGCGTGTCCGGGATGCCCCAGGGGATGAGTGCGGTATTTGAGAAGAGTGTTCTCAGTGCTTCGGAGACAGTGGCTAAACTTCAACTTAAAGCTATAAATGTTCCGTCCCAACTGTACAAACTTACGGTGACAGCCGACAGTCCTTCTGCAAAAACCAGCACCACGCTCGAGGTGATCGTAAACATTGCTGATTAGCTGACATTTCCGCTCAATGTTAGGCAAGTTTCAGTCGCGCCTACGGTTCCTGCCGGGGTTCAGGTGAGCTGGCCTGCCGTACTTGAGGCCACGGGCTACCGGGTTGACCGCCGGTGTGGCTCGGATGGGTACTCCGAACTCACCAAGGGCGCACTCCCCGCGACCAACAACGCCTTTCACTGACGGTTTTGTGATCGTGGTAGATACCCTTTTGTTTCGGAAAGAGCGGCCCGGTTCTATCAACGACGTGGATTCATGTGCTTTCCGCATGAAGAACTGCCCTTGTTCCTGGGAGTCAGACAGGCCAGGCCCTGAGCGGGAGACGAAACATCACCACGTCTCCTGCAAAAACCTTCTATAATATTGAAGGTTTTTGTATGACTTCGAGCCTCCACCGTTTTCAGGAACTGTCCGCGCTGGCGGATGCCCAGGTCGGGTACTTCACTGCCGCGCAGGCCCTGAACCTGGGCTACAGCTATCCAACCCAGCATCACCACACCCAGCAAGGCAGCTGGCAACGGACACGACACGGCCTGTACCGCCTCAGCACCTACCCACTCTCTCCTGACGAACATCTGGCTGAACTGAGTCTCTGGAGCCGCAACCGTCAGGGTGAAGCGCAGGCGGTGGTCTCCCATCACACGGCGCTGGCCTTCCATGAACTCAGTGACCTGCTTCCAGAACAGATTCACCTCTCGGTACCCAGAGGGTTTCGTAAACTGGCACCGCCGGGCGTCCAGCTGCACACCAATGAGATTCCTGTTGCCGACCAGCAGACGCAACGTGGATTCCAGGTCACGTCCGTCCTGCGCACCCTGCAGGATATGGTGGGCACCGACCTTTCACCTGAACTGCTGGATCAGGCCACAATGCAGGCCGTAGAGCGGGGCCTGATCAGTGCCGCACAAAGCAAGTGGCTCGCCAAGAGCTTTGAACGCAAAAAACGTGGCGAGTGATGGGTCGTTCAACCCAGTGTAAAGCGTTCATCACCGAGCTTGAGGGTCAATTCAAGCTCCCCGCCGATCGCCCGCGCAAATTTACGGAGGGTAGCCAGTTCGGTTCTGTCGAGGTCACCGTGCTCTATACGTGAAATTCGTGACTGAGACACCTGAAGTTGCTCAGCCAGTTCCTGCTGGCTGAGTCCTGACGCAGCCCGAACTTCGGCGAGTTTGTAAGCGCGTACCTGCGCCAGCATCTGTCCCCGCAGTGCAGCCACTTGGCTTTCATCAATACGTCCGGCTTGTTCAGCTTCCTGACGCACTGCCTTCCAGTTTCTGGCCTTCATAGCTCCTCCTCGTAGTGACCCGCCAGCCAGAGGTCGTAGCGACTTTCTGCCAGCGGAATATGCTCGGTGTACCACTGTGTCCATTGCCCTGCTTTATCACCTGCTGTGAGCAAAATGGCCTGCCGTTTGGGGTCGAAAACAAACAGGATGCGTATTTCGGTCTGTCCCACTGAACCAGGGCGCAGTTCCTTGAGATTCGCCAGTTGCGAGCCAGTCAGGGTATCGACCAGGGGCCGACCTAACATTGGCCCACGGTCTTCCAGTAAGTCCAGCGCTGCCGTCACCAGTTGTGAAGTGGCGTGATCAAGCCCTGCGAACCATTCATCCACTTCACCCACCAGAATGATCTCCCAGGCCATGGCTGATTATGACATATATGTCATATCTGTTGTGTCTCCCTGGGTTTACTGGCCAGCACTTCCAGGGGAGTGGCGGTGGCGTGGGCCAGTTCAGGTTCATTCTCCGAGGCGAACTCCGACAACTTTCAAATAAGCCGCTGCAGCCGTCGTCTTTTCAACTTCCTCACAGGAAGGCCGTGAAGGGGCCTCGGTAACCTTCTGAGGGTAAAAGTACCTGTCAAAAATCCTCGACCTCTGCCGAAACGTCATCGTCTGTGACCGCCACATACTTGCGGGTGGTTTCCACACTGGAATGCCCCAAAAATACGGCTACGCGGGTAAAATCACCGACTTTCTGGTACAGCCGCGTACCGCTGGACTTGCGGGCGGCGTGAAATCCGCGCCAGAAACCCGGATGACCAGCAGCGCGACTGGCCTTGCGCATCCGGTAGGCGGCCTGGCTGTATGTCCAGTGGAACAACCTGTTGTCAGTTTGGGGAATGACCTCACGTAAGGCTTCTCGCACACGCTTTCCGAGCGGAACACGCCGGATTTTCCCACCTTTGCCATAAACCTTGAGGATGTTTCCAGCAATATCGTCTGTTTTGACCTGGAGAGCCTCACCGATGCGCAGGCCCGCGTGGGCGCACAGGAGTAACAGTGCACTGAGTTCCTTATCGCAGGAATGCAGTATTTCCTCAAGTTCGTCCCGGTAAGGTGGCCTTTTGACGATGGCCGGTGTGCGGTCTTGTGGTGGACTGACGTTGGTGAAGGGGTTGATCTGGGTCGCGCCTGCCCAGTCCAGAGCGCGGTAGAGCGCTCTGGCTCCTGCGATGTACTGCTGTACAGTCGCGGCGGAAAGCTTTCCAGAGCGGCCCCGCCCACAGCTAGGGCGTTCTTGCAGATACGCGAGGTAGCGCCCACCGTCGCGCCGCCCGGGACGGAGCAGCTGCACACCACTCGCCTGTGCCCACGGAACGAAACTCCGGACGCCCAGACGGTAAGCGGTCAAGGTGTGCGGACTGGTGCGGCTGCCCTGCGAACTCCCGGAGCGCATGTAAGCCATCAGCACCTGCGTCAGACCTTCCACGTCATAGTTCGCGGCGGCCTCGACCGCCCGAATCCGCAGGGCCTGATCGGTCAGGTCGCTGAGGGCCAGGGCGGTGGTCGGAGGGGCGAGCGTCACGGTCGAGTTCAGAGTAGCAAATTTTGACAATAACGGCGATTATTGTCAGAATTGATGCACCAAAGGCTTGATTTGTGTCTGAATGACGACACCAGACTCCTCAAAGCTGATGAACTTAAGGATTCGGTTGACTTACAGATCGACCCATAACTTATGGTTCGTAGACGGACGCTTGGGATTAGGGCAGTTTTGCGTCGGTGCGGTTAAGCCTTCAGCATAGGAGGCGAGACCATGACGACCAGGAAGTGGAGTGACCCCCAAAACGCGGACAGAGGAGCAAGGCATGTCGCCCCGGTCAGCCCGTAGGCTGATCAGCAGATGGAGGGAGACAACGCATGCCCGGACGAACCCACAGCCGCGAGTTCAAACTTGAAGTTCTTGAACAAATCGAACGCAAGCAGAAAACGACCGCCCAGGTGTGCCGCGAACACCAGCTTTCACCGAGCCTGATTCACCGGTGGCGCAAGGAAGTGGAAATGCGTGGCGGCGCGGCTTTTACCGATATGAAGACGGGAGATCAAGCGTTAGAGAGGCGAATTGCCGAACTGGAACGGTATGTCGGGCAACTTGCCCTGGAAAACACAGTTTTGAAAAAGTCGTTGGCGAACTACCGCACCAGGAGCGGCTCCAAATGATTAGGGATGCGCGTGTCGCGCATCCGGAACTCACGGTGGTTCGCCTTTGTGATGTCTTTTCGCTGAGCCGCAGCAGTTTCTACGAACACAAAAACAACGAAAATACTGACCCAGATGACGAGTTGGCGACTGAGATTGAAACCATTATTGAAGAATTCATCGGTTACGGGTATCGGCGGATCACCCGTGAGTTGGCTCGTCGGAAGAAAAATGTGAACCACAAACGCGTCTTGCGGGTGATGCGCGAACGTGGGCTGACT from the Deinococcus fonticola genome contains:
- a CDS encoding type IV toxin-antitoxin system AbiEi family antitoxin domain-containing protein, coding for MTSSLHRFQELSALADAQVGYFTAAQALNLGYSYPTQHHHTQQGSWQRTRHGLYRLSTYPLSPDEHLAELSLWSRNRQGEAQAVVSHHTALAFHELSDLLPEQIHLSVPRGFRKLAPPGVQLHTNEIPVADQQTQRGFQVTSVLRTLQDMVGTDLSPELLDQATMQAVERGLISAAQSKWLAKSFERKKRGE
- a CDS encoding helix-turn-helix domain-containing protein: MKARNWKAVRQEAEQAGRIDESQVAALRGQMLAQVRAYKLAEVRAASGLSQQELAEQLQVSQSRISRIEHGDLDRTELATLRKFARAIGGELELTLKLGDERFTLG
- a CDS encoding lipoprotein, giving the protein MKKSLFLASIVLLLTGCAENNAPTAKPEISLSAERVTVVSGASEVTTEINLTRRNGHTEAVTLSVSGMPQGMSAVFEKSVLSASETVAKLQLKAINVPSQLYKLTVTADSPSAKTSTTLEVIVNIAD
- a CDS encoding tyrosine-type recombinase/integrase: MTLAPPTTALALSDLTDQALRIRAVEAAANYDVEGLTQVLMAYMRSGSSQGSRTSPHTLTAYRLGVRSFVPWAQASGVQLLRPGRRDGGRYLAYLQERPSCGRGRSGKLSAATVQQYIAGARALYRALDWAGATQINPFTNVSPPQDRTPAIVKRPPYRDELEEILHSCDKELSALLLLCAHAGLRIGEALQVKTDDIAGNILKVYGKGGKIRRVPLGKRVREALREVIPQTDNRLFHWTYSQAAYRMRKASRAAGHPGFWRGFHAARKSSGTRLYQKVGDFTRVAVFLGHSSVETTRKYVAVTDDDVSAEVEDF
- a CDS encoding type II toxin-antitoxin system RelE/ParE family toxin, whose product is MAWEIILVGEVDEWFAGLDHATSQLVTAALDLLEDRGPMLGRPLVDTLTGSQLANLKELRPGSVGQTEIRILFVFDPKRQAILLTAGDKAGQWTQWYTEHIPLAESRYDLWLAGHYEEEL
- a CDS encoding transposase, translated to MPGRTHSREFKLEVLEQIERKQKTTAQVCREHQLSPSLIHRWRKEVEMRGGAAFTDMKTGDQALERRIAELERYVGQLALENTVLKKSLANYRTRSGSK